Proteins from a genomic interval of Stenotrophomonas sp. 24(2023):
- a CDS encoding LacI family DNA-binding transcriptional regulator, producing MNKAAITIKDVAREARVSVATVSRALNGHENVAEPVRKLVLEVAARLRYTPHAAARSLSSRRTNTIGVVLPDLYGEFFSELMRGIDQVARGRRQHLLVSSYHGDQEQQGAALRAMRGRVDGLLVLSPYAESPDFLTDNLPQSLPTVLINTYLPGQDHPVLSIDDHAGAVAMTRHLLDAGHRRIAFISGPDLNFDARERLRGFRDALAAFGDGAEGIELPGDFDEASGHRAGQELLAAGTLPDAVFAANDMMALGCLYAFAQAGVNVPTDVALAGFDDIPLARFVHPSLTTMQVSIAELGDRAMTRLMQLMDGNNTDVAGDKQTLVPRLIVRDSTRHTSSGH from the coding sequence GTGAACAAGGCAGCCATCACAATCAAAGACGTTGCACGCGAAGCCCGGGTCTCCGTGGCCACGGTCTCGCGCGCGCTCAACGGACACGAAAACGTCGCCGAGCCGGTGCGCAAGCTGGTGCTGGAGGTGGCCGCGCGCCTGCGCTACACCCCGCACGCGGCTGCCCGCAGCCTGAGCAGCCGCCGCACCAATACCATCGGGGTGGTGCTGCCGGACCTGTACGGCGAGTTCTTCTCCGAGCTGATGCGGGGCATCGACCAGGTCGCACGGGGGCGGCGCCAGCACCTGCTGGTGTCCAGCTACCACGGTGACCAGGAGCAGCAGGGTGCTGCCCTGCGGGCCATGCGTGGGCGCGTGGATGGCCTGCTGGTGCTTTCGCCGTATGCCGAAAGCCCGGACTTCCTGACCGACAACCTGCCGCAGTCGTTGCCGACCGTGCTCATCAATACCTACCTGCCGGGGCAGGACCATCCGGTGTTGAGCATCGATGACCACGCCGGCGCGGTGGCCATGACCCGCCACCTGCTTGATGCCGGCCACCGCCGCATCGCCTTCATTTCTGGCCCGGACCTCAACTTCGACGCGCGCGAGCGCCTGCGCGGCTTCCGTGACGCGCTGGCGGCCTTTGGCGACGGCGCCGAAGGCATCGAGCTGCCCGGTGATTTCGACGAAGCTTCCGGCCACCGTGCCGGTCAGGAGTTGCTGGCAGCCGGCACGCTGCCCGATGCCGTATTCGCCGCCAACGACATGATGGCCCTGGGCTGCCTGTATGCCTTCGCGCAGGCCGGCGTCAATGTGCCCACCGATGTCGCCCTGGCGGGCTTCGATGACATTCCGCTGGCGCGGTTTGTCCACCCGTCGCTGACCACCATGCAGGTCAGCATCGCCGAGCTGGGCGATCGGGCCATGACGCGCCTGATGCAGTTGATGGACGGCAACAACACGGATGTCGCCGGTGACAAGCAGACGCTGGTACCGCGTCTGATCGTTCGTGATTCGACCCGACACACGTCATCCGGCCATTGA
- a CDS encoding BolA family protein: MSAGDRVERIRAALQQAFSPLELQVEDDSHRHAGHAGARDGRGHFNVRVVSDRFQGMAQIARHRAVYAALGELMQTDIHALSMRALTPSERG; the protein is encoded by the coding sequence GTGAGTGCCGGGGACCGCGTGGAGCGGATCCGTGCGGCGCTGCAGCAGGCATTCTCGCCGCTGGAGCTGCAGGTCGAGGACGACAGCCATCGCCACGCCGGCCATGCCGGTGCGCGCGATGGCCGCGGCCATTTCAACGTGCGTGTGGTCAGCGACCGCTTCCAGGGCATGGCGCAGATCGCGCGCCATCGGGCGGTCTATGCCGCGCTGGGCGAGCTGATGCAGACCGATATCCATGCCTTGTCCATGCGTGCACTGACCCCGTCAGAACGGGGCTGA
- a CDS encoding YciI family protein, translating to MWYVIEGYDGHEVLAQRLQVRAEHLARLHALQAEGRLLLAGPCPAIDSEDPGPAGFSGSVVIAAFDSLAQAREWADADPYVAAGVYLRVEVRPFRKVLP from the coding sequence GTGTGGTATGTGATTGAAGGATATGACGGCCATGAGGTACTGGCCCAGCGGCTGCAGGTCCGGGCCGAACACCTGGCCCGGTTGCACGCCCTGCAGGCCGAAGGCCGCCTGCTGCTGGCCGGCCCCTGCCCGGCGATCGACAGCGAGGACCCGGGACCGGCCGGCTTCAGTGGTTCGGTGGTGATCGCCGCGTTCGATTCCCTGGCCCAGGCACGTGAGTGGGCCGATGCCGACCCCTACGTGGCGGCCGGCGTCTACCTGCGCGTCGAGGTGCGGCCGTTCCGCAAGGTGCTGCCGTGA
- a CDS encoding ScpA family protein, with translation MTAEPAHDANPPTRPPAPQQQEMPLAVVHGQPVLQIPQDLYIPPDALEVILDAFEGPLDLLLYLIRRQNLDVLDIPVAEITRQYVEYITVMRELRFELAAEYLVMAAILAEVKSRMLLPRPVSEDGDEADPRAELVRRLQEYERFKQAAEDIDALPRQDRDTTVVHAFVPERAAVKLPPPVDLKEMLLALHDVMRRAELFSGHAIKREALSVRQRMGDILGRMEDGRFYRFESLFTAEEGKLGVLVTFLAVLELAKEQLLDIVQEAPLAAIYVKSLASGNTNAPLQFSSEFDDNDAANETE, from the coding sequence ATGACTGCCGAACCCGCGCACGACGCGAACCCGCCAACCCGGCCGCCCGCCCCCCAGCAGCAGGAAATGCCGCTGGCCGTGGTGCATGGGCAGCCGGTGCTGCAGATTCCGCAGGACCTGTACATCCCGCCGGATGCACTGGAAGTCATCCTGGATGCATTCGAGGGCCCGCTGGACCTGCTGCTGTACCTGATCCGCCGGCAGAACCTGGACGTGCTGGACATTCCCGTGGCCGAGATCACCCGGCAGTACGTGGAATACATCACCGTGATGCGCGAGCTGCGGTTCGAGCTGGCGGCCGAGTACCTGGTGATGGCCGCGATCCTGGCCGAGGTGAAGTCGCGCATGCTGCTGCCGCGCCCGGTCAGCGAGGACGGCGATGAGGCCGACCCGCGCGCCGAACTGGTACGCCGGCTGCAGGAGTACGAACGTTTCAAGCAGGCCGCCGAGGACATCGACGCCCTGCCCCGCCAGGACCGCGACACCACCGTGGTCCATGCCTTCGTGCCCGAGCGCGCTGCGGTGAAGCTGCCGCCGCCGGTGGACCTGAAGGAGATGCTGCTGGCGCTGCACGATGTGATGCGCCGCGCCGAGCTGTTCAGCGGCCACGCGATCAAGCGCGAGGCACTGAGTGTCCGGCAGCGCATGGGCGATATCCTGGGCCGCATGGAAGACGGCCGGTTCTACCGTTTTGAAAGCCTGTTCACCGCAGAAGAAGGCAAGCTCGGTGTACTGGTCACCTTCCTGGCCGTGCTGGAACTGGCCAAGGAACAGCTGCTGGACATTGTCCAGGAAGCACCGCTGGCGGCGATCTACGTCAAGTCGCTGGCGTCCGGCAACACCAATGCCCCGCTGCAGTTCAGCAGCGAGTTCGACGACAACGACGCCGCCAACGAGACCGAGTGA
- the scpB gene encoding SMC-Scp complex subunit ScpB, with translation MDQPLINRIVEGALLASSQPLTLAQLKDLFPEDEPVPPGSVERALEQLREACGGRGVELVEVASGFRYQVTGEVHSWISRLWTERKTRYTRATLETLALIAYRQPITRGEIEQVRGVAVSSNIIQALEEREWIRVVGHRDVPGKPALFGTTKGFLDYFGLKRLDELPPLSELKDLGELEPQLPLDRDAPAAASAAGPDVAANDAGDDIPANIAPGSTAGDDALNSSAAGDAADPDEPAPSPTDDGHPATAPGPRAEHQNESEDNAVATTTVAVDQAESEPEADVEIAGRSKVNE, from the coding sequence ATGGATCAACCGCTGATCAACCGCATAGTCGAGGGCGCGCTGCTGGCATCGAGCCAGCCGCTGACCCTGGCCCAGCTCAAGGACCTGTTCCCCGAGGACGAGCCGGTGCCGCCGGGCAGCGTCGAACGGGCGCTGGAGCAGCTGCGCGAGGCCTGCGGCGGACGCGGCGTGGAACTGGTCGAGGTGGCCTCCGGCTTCCGCTACCAGGTGACCGGCGAAGTACACAGCTGGATCAGCCGGCTGTGGACCGAACGCAAGACCCGTTATACCCGTGCCACCCTGGAAACCCTGGCACTGATCGCCTACCGCCAGCCCATCACCCGCGGCGAGATCGAACAGGTGCGCGGCGTGGCGGTAAGCAGCAACATCATCCAGGCCCTGGAAGAGCGCGAGTGGATCCGCGTCGTCGGCCACCGCGACGTGCCCGGCAAGCCCGCGCTGTTCGGCACCACCAAGGGCTTCCTGGACTACTTCGGGCTCAAGCGCCTGGACGAACTGCCGCCCCTGTCCGAACTGAAGGACCTGGGCGAACTGGAACCGCAGCTGCCGCTGGACCGTGATGCGCCGGCTGCCGCCAGCGCCGCCGGCCCGGACGTGGCCGCCAACGATGCCGGGGATGACATCCCGGCGAACATCGCGCCGGGCAGCACTGCCGGCGATGATGCCCTGAACTCCTCCGCCGCCGGAGACGCGGCGGACCCCGATGAGCCAGCACCTTCGCCCACTGATGACGGGCACCCCGCAACCGCGCCGGGACCGCGCGCGGAACACCAGAACGAAAGCGAAGACAACGCCGTCGCGACGACGACCGTGGCTGTTGACCAAGCCGAGTCCGAACCAGAGGCCGACGTCGAGATCGCCGGCCGGAGCAAAGTAAATGAGTGA
- a CDS encoding pseudouridine synthase — protein MSDTPRKLSLNKLSLKREATTEQFKLEERLHKVLAQAGLGSRRALEQRIAEGLVKVNGEVAQTGMSVKSGDKIELDGRGFVATALSEPSRVLVYNKPEGEVTTREDPEGRPTVFESLPALKGARWIAIGRLDINTTGLLLATTDGELANAMMHPSFEVEREYVVRVRAPEGQEKVSDAIVDRLARGVALDDGPAKFDEIERIGGTDSHDWFRVVVKEGRNREVRRLWESQGCQVSRLKRTRYGKVSLPRELARGHSVELPSSQVEALRAQLKLEEGAPSALTLQPVIGQRRAAKTTVRVRDGGGRGNAYVNGHSTADEGRELRRFDTLREDRGRGRGGKGGGFKGGLTVSGEAAAKQSQKPFKQRKPKNDRALPEGNPAAFRTWYVPDGVSTGPSGHRNAGPGARGPGARGPGAGKPKGAGGGQGRAGFGGGNAGGGQGRGSFGGGNAGGGNRGQQGNKHPYGHPGNAPSFPSDHATPGFNPYGSPKPAQGARPGGRGPGGGNRGPGGNRGPGGPGGNRGPGGPGGNRGPGGPRRSGPRGG, from the coding sequence ATGAGTGACACCCCTCGCAAGCTGTCGTTGAACAAGCTCTCGCTCAAGCGCGAAGCCACCACCGAACAGTTCAAGCTGGAAGAACGCCTGCACAAGGTGCTGGCCCAGGCCGGCCTCGGCTCGCGTCGTGCGCTGGAACAGCGCATCGCCGAAGGCCTGGTCAAGGTCAATGGCGAAGTCGCGCAGACCGGCATGTCGGTCAAGAGCGGCGACAAGATCGAACTGGACGGCCGCGGCTTCGTCGCCACCGCCCTGAGCGAGCCCTCGCGCGTGCTGGTCTACAACAAGCCGGAAGGCGAAGTGACCACGCGTGAAGATCCCGAAGGCCGCCCGACGGTGTTCGAATCCCTGCCGGCACTGAAGGGCGCCCGCTGGATCGCCATCGGCCGCCTGGACATCAACACCACCGGCCTGCTGCTGGCCACCACCGACGGTGAACTGGCCAACGCCATGATGCACCCGTCGTTCGAGGTCGAGCGCGAATACGTGGTGCGTGTGCGCGCACCGGAAGGCCAGGAAAAGGTCAGCGATGCCATCGTCGACCGCCTCGCCCGTGGCGTGGCCCTGGACGACGGCCCGGCCAAGTTCGACGAGATCGAACGCATCGGCGGCACCGATTCGCACGACTGGTTCCGCGTCGTGGTCAAGGAAGGCCGTAACCGCGAAGTGCGCCGCCTGTGGGAATCGCAGGGGTGCCAGGTCAGCCGACTCAAGCGCACCCGCTATGGCAAGGTCAGCCTGCCGCGCGAACTGGCCCGTGGCCACTCGGTGGAACTGCCGAGCAGCCAGGTCGAGGCGCTGCGCGCCCAGTTGAAGCTGGAAGAAGGCGCGCCGTCGGCCCTGACCCTGCAGCCGGTGATCGGCCAGCGCCGTGCGGCCAAGACCACCGTGCGCGTGCGCGATGGCGGCGGCCGTGGCAATGCCTATGTGAACGGCCACAGCACCGCCGATGAAGGCCGCGAACTGCGCCGCTTCGACACCCTGCGCGAAGACCGCGGCCGCGGCCGTGGCGGCAAGGGCGGCGGCTTCAAGGGCGGCCTGACCGTCAGCGGCGAAGCGGCGGCCAAGCAGTCGCAGAAGCCGTTCAAGCAGCGCAAGCCGAAGAATGACCGCGCCCTGCCGGAAGGCAACCCGGCCGCATTCCGCACCTGGTACGTGCCGGACGGCGTCAGCACCGGCCCGAGCGGTCACCGCAACGCCGGTCCCGGCGCCCGCGGTCCGGGCGCCCGTGGCCCCGGTGCCGGCAAGCCCAAGGGCGCCGGCGGCGGCCAGGGCCGTGCCGGCTTCGGTGGCGGCAACGCGGGCGGTGGCCAGGGTCGCGGCAGCTTCGGTGGCGGCAACGCCGGCGGCGGCAACCGTGGCCAGCAGGGCAACAAGCATCCGTATGGCCATCCGGGCAACGCCCCGTCGTTCCCGTCCGACCACGCCACCCCGGGCTTCAACCCGTATGGCAGCCCGAAGCCGGCCCAGGGCGCGCGTCCGGGCGGTCGTGGCCCTGGCGGTGGCAACCGTGGTCCGGGCGGCAATCGTGGCCCCGGCGGCCCGGGTGGCAACCGTGGCCCGGGGGGGCCCGGCGGCAACCGCGGTCCCGGCGGCCCGCGCCGCAGCGGCCCGCGCGGCGGCTGA
- a CDS encoding FRG domain-containing protein, with amino-acid sequence MATPVPSTPRTLDSVQQLVADITASNRTGRLFRGQGNAAHDLVPSLYRHAEAVKNRGFDLEKMEANALSILRAESPLLHAAAPQSELELMALAQHHGLPTRLLDWSLSPLIALFFAVQYPGNTDAALYMLAEDALTWHYAPRIGATATEPSGKEPFIYLSKHITSRLRAQRGVFTYHPDHRPLQHEGLTKFTIPQHRIALIRRELLQLGIDEKLIYDDLDGLCRDMKLRHFEGIDPR; translated from the coding sequence ATGGCCACGCCCGTTCCCTCGACACCGCGCACCCTCGACAGCGTGCAGCAGCTGGTCGCCGACATCACCGCCAGCAACCGGACTGGACGCCTGTTCCGGGGCCAGGGCAATGCGGCGCATGACCTCGTGCCCTCGCTGTACCGCCATGCCGAGGCCGTGAAGAACCGTGGATTTGACCTTGAAAAGATGGAAGCGAACGCACTGTCCATCCTGCGTGCGGAATCGCCATTGCTGCATGCGGCGGCACCGCAGTCCGAACTGGAACTGATGGCGCTGGCCCAGCACCATGGCCTGCCCACGCGGCTGCTGGACTGGAGCCTGTCACCTCTGATCGCCCTGTTCTTTGCCGTGCAGTACCCGGGCAACACCGATGCCGCCCTGTACATGCTGGCCGAAGACGCACTCACGTGGCACTACGCCCCCAGAATCGGCGCCACCGCCACCGAGCCAAGCGGAAAGGAGCCTTTCATCTACCTGTCCAAGCACATCACCAGCCGCCTGCGCGCGCAGCGTGGTGTCTTCACCTATCACCCTGACCACCGCCCACTGCAGCACGAAGGGCTGACCAAGTTCACCATTCCCCAGCACAGGATCGCGCTGATCCGCCGGGAGCTGTTGCAGCTGGGCATCGATGAAAAGCTGATCTACGACGACCTGGACGGCCTGTGCCGGGACATGAAACTACGCCACTTCGAAGGTATCGACCCGCGCTGA
- a CDS encoding amidohydrolase, with the protein MQDLRISLIQGNTRWHDPAGNRAYYGALLAPLAGTTDLVILPETFTSGFSNEAIAQAEGMDGPTVAWVREQAATLGAAVVGSVQLREAGGVYNRLLFATPDGGLQYYDKRHLFRYGGEHERYAAGRERLTVEWKGWRINPQVCYDLRFPVFCRNRYNVERPEQLDFDLQIFVANWPSARAYAWKTLLRARAIENLCFVAAVNRIGVDGNALHYAGDSVVLDFLGQPQVEIREHEQVVTTTISAQALAAHRARFPAMLDADAFHLDEHA; encoded by the coding sequence ATGCAGGACCTGCGCATTTCCCTGATCCAGGGCAACACCCGCTGGCATGACCCGGCCGGCAACCGCGCCTACTACGGTGCGCTGCTGGCACCGCTGGCCGGCACCACCGACCTGGTGATCCTGCCGGAAACCTTCACCAGTGGCTTCTCCAACGAGGCCATCGCCCAGGCCGAGGGCATGGACGGCCCGACCGTGGCCTGGGTACGCGAACAGGCTGCAACGCTGGGGGCGGCCGTGGTCGGCAGCGTGCAGCTGCGCGAGGCGGGCGGTGTCTACAACCGCCTGCTGTTCGCCACGCCCGATGGTGGCCTGCAGTACTACGACAAGCGCCACCTGTTCCGCTACGGTGGCGAGCACGAGCGCTATGCCGCCGGGCGCGAGCGCCTGACCGTGGAATGGAAGGGCTGGCGGATCAATCCGCAGGTCTGCTACGACCTGCGCTTCCCGGTGTTCTGCCGCAACCGCTACAACGTGGAGCGGCCAGAGCAGCTGGACTTCGACCTGCAGATCTTCGTGGCCAACTGGCCCTCGGCGCGCGCCTATGCGTGGAAGACGCTGCTGCGCGCGCGCGCGATCGAGAACCTGTGCTTCGTCGCGGCGGTCAACCGCATCGGTGTGGACGGCAATGCGCTGCACTATGCCGGCGACAGCGTGGTGCTGGATTTTCTCGGCCAGCCGCAGGTGGAGATCCGCGAGCACGAGCAGGTGGTCACCACCACCATCTCGGCACAGGCGCTGGCCGCGCATCGCGCGCGCTTCCCGGCCATGCTCGATGCCGATGCCTTCCATCTGGACGAGCACGCCTGA
- a CDS encoding pyridoxal phosphate-dependent aminotransferase has translation MQPNTKLPKVGTTIFTVMSQLAAEHGAVNLGQGFPDFAAPQRLIDETTKAMAAGLNQYPPMTGVAPLRQAIAQKSLDLYGAQIDPDTEITVTSGATEAIFNAIHAVVRAGEEVIVLDPAYDCYEPAIDLAGATAVHVPLDPQTFAVDWDRVRAAITPRTRLLMVNTPHNPSGAMLTGADMQALADVLRGTQIYLISDEVYEHIIYDGRRHESALRYPELRERTFVISSFGKTYHCTGWKIGYAVAPPRLTAEFRKVHQYNTFTSFGPAQYGFAAMIRDEPEHHLELGAFYQAKRDRFREQLAGTRLKPLPVPGGYFQLVDYSAISDLPDHEFVKWLTIEKGVTAIPLSPFYETAPVGQRLVRLCFAKNEATLDAAIERLRLL, from the coding sequence ATGCAACCCAACACCAAGCTGCCCAAGGTGGGCACCACCATCTTCACCGTGATGTCCCAGCTCGCCGCCGAACACGGCGCGGTCAACCTGGGGCAGGGGTTCCCGGACTTCGCCGCGCCACAGCGGCTGATCGACGAGACCACCAAGGCCATGGCTGCCGGCCTGAACCAGTACCCGCCGATGACCGGCGTGGCCCCGCTGCGCCAGGCCATCGCGCAGAAGTCGCTGGACCTGTATGGCGCACAGATCGACCCGGATACGGAAATCACCGTCACCAGCGGCGCCACCGAAGCGATCTTCAACGCCATCCACGCCGTGGTGCGTGCCGGCGAGGAAGTGATCGTGCTCGACCCGGCCTACGACTGCTATGAACCGGCCATCGACCTGGCCGGCGCCACGGCCGTGCACGTGCCGCTGGACCCGCAGACCTTCGCCGTGGACTGGGACCGCGTGCGTGCGGCGATCACCCCGCGCACGCGCCTGCTGATGGTCAACACGCCGCACAACCCGTCCGGTGCGATGCTGACCGGAGCGGACATGCAGGCGCTGGCCGATGTGCTGCGTGGCACGCAGATCTACCTGATTTCCGATGAGGTGTACGAGCACATCATCTATGACGGCCGCCGCCATGAATCGGCGCTGCGTTACCCGGAACTGCGCGAACGCACCTTCGTCATCTCCAGCTTCGGCAAGACCTACCACTGCACCGGCTGGAAGATCGGTTACGCGGTGGCCCCGCCGCGGCTGACCGCCGAATTCCGCAAGGTGCACCAGTACAACACCTTCACCAGCTTCGGCCCGGCCCAGTATGGCTTTGCCGCGATGATCCGCGACGAGCCGGAACACCACCTGGAACTGGGCGCGTTCTACCAGGCCAAGCGTGACCGCTTCCGCGAGCAGCTGGCCGGTACGCGGCTGAAGCCGCTGCCGGTGCCAGGCGGCTATTTCCAGCTGGTGGACTATTCGGCGATCAGCGATCTGCCGGACCATGAATTCGTGAAGTGGCTGACGATCGAAAAGGGCGTGACCGCCATTCCGCTGTCGCCGTTCTACGAGACCGCGCCGGTGGGCCAGCGCCTGGTGCGGCTGTGCTTTGCCAAGAACGAAGCCACCCTGGATGCGGCGATCGAACGCCTGCGCCTGCTGTGA
- the ccmA gene encoding heme ABC exporter ATP-binding protein CcmA, whose protein sequence is MDTPPLLAASGLGYSRNDEPVFGPLDFQVDAGEALLVQGGNGAGKTTLLRVLAGLSRAGTGSVKIDGKPAGTAERARYVAYLGHLPALKPDLDTLENLHFLCGLHGRRARQMPGNALAIVGLAGYEDTLVRHLSAGQKRRLALARLWLSPAPLWLLDEPYANLDLEGITLVNRMISAHLRSGGAALVTTHGAYAAPPVRTRLLELPPAGPGVAVHEDAA, encoded by the coding sequence TTGGACACCCCTCCGTTGCTGGCCGCCAGCGGCCTTGGCTATTCCCGCAATGACGAACCGGTGTTCGGCCCGCTCGACTTCCAGGTCGATGCCGGCGAGGCCCTGCTGGTGCAGGGCGGCAACGGTGCCGGCAAGACCACCCTGCTGCGCGTGCTGGCCGGACTGTCCCGCGCCGGCACGGGCAGCGTGAAGATCGACGGCAAGCCGGCCGGCACCGCCGAGCGTGCCCGTTACGTGGCCTACCTGGGCCACCTGCCGGCCCTCAAGCCCGACCTGGACACGCTGGAGAACCTGCACTTCCTGTGCGGGCTGCATGGCCGCCGCGCGCGGCAGATGCCCGGCAACGCGCTGGCCATCGTCGGCCTGGCCGGCTACGAGGACACCCTGGTACGGCACCTGTCAGCCGGGCAGAAGCGCCGGCTGGCCCTGGCCCGCCTGTGGCTGTCACCCGCCCCGCTGTGGCTGCTGGACGAGCCCTACGCCAACCTGGACCTGGAGGGCATCACCCTGGTCAACCGGATGATTTCCGCCCACCTGCGCAGTGGCGGGGCAGCCCTGGTCACCACCCACGGTGCGTACGCCGCGCCGCCGGTACGTACGCGGCTGCTGGAACTGCCGCCTGCCGGGCCGGGCGTGGCCGTGCACGAGGACGCGGCATGA
- the ccmB gene encoding heme exporter protein CcmB, producing MIAPGTEPGLWQTARALLGRDLRLLWRRRGDALQPLLFALLVVVLFALAQGRDPLRLSFSAAAVLWLAVLLAGQLALDSLFRSDAEDGSLEQWLLAPVPLAWLVLVRVLLHWATTALPLIVLSPLLAEMLHLPHDQIPMLLASLLLGTPVLSLIGGVVAALTVGIRRSGILVALLSLPLYVPVLVFGAGSLSAASRGQDPVGALLMLGAGLVVALVLAPLATAAAIRISLS from the coding sequence ATGATCGCGCCGGGAACCGAACCGGGCCTGTGGCAGACCGCCCGCGCCCTGCTGGGCCGTGATCTGCGCCTGCTGTGGCGCCGCCGCGGCGATGCGTTGCAGCCACTGCTGTTCGCCCTGCTGGTGGTGGTGCTGTTCGCCCTGGCCCAGGGCCGCGACCCGCTGCGCCTGTCCTTCAGTGCCGCCGCCGTGCTGTGGCTGGCCGTGCTGCTGGCGGGCCAGCTGGCGCTGGATTCGCTGTTTCGTTCCGATGCCGAGGACGGCTCGCTGGAACAATGGCTGCTGGCGCCGGTGCCGCTGGCCTGGCTGGTGCTGGTGCGCGTGCTGCTGCACTGGGCCACCACCGCGCTGCCGCTGATCGTGCTGAGCCCGCTGCTGGCGGAAATGCTGCATCTGCCGCATGACCAGATACCGATGTTGCTGGCATCGTTGCTGCTGGGAACACCGGTGCTGAGCTTGATCGGTGGTGTGGTGGCCGCGCTGACCGTGGGCATCCGGCGCTCTGGTATCCTCGTGGCGCTGCTGTCGCTGCCGTTGTACGTACCGGTGCTGGTGTTCGGTGCGGGCAGCCTGTCAGCGGCCAGCCGGGGCCAGGACCCGGTCGGCGCCCTGCTGATGCTCGGTGCCGGGCTGGTGGTCGCGCTGGTGCTGGCACCGCTGGCCACCGCCGCGGCGATCCGCATTTCCCTGAGCTGA